One window from the genome of Acidobacteriota bacterium encodes:
- a CDS encoding FixH family protein — MKIRTIVISFAIAIPLLVLSACERSGSSSSEKIIKSTKSGDTTITLSSTSGEIKSGENDLTLSVTDASGKPVDVPAASLKFYMPAMGSMAEMNEVATLTTTDTPGKFKVRVNIEVGGSWEAMITLQGSRGTEQATMSVTAK, encoded by the coding sequence GTGAAAATCAGAACTATCGTCATATCGTTCGCGATTGCGATTCCTCTTCTCGTCTTGAGCGCTTGTGAGCGCTCCGGCTCATCCAGCAGCGAGAAGATCATCAAGTCCACTAAGTCAGGTGATACGACGATCACGCTTTCGAGCACCAGCGGCGAGATCAAGAGCGGAGAGAATGATCTCACGCTTTCAGTCACGGACGCCTCGGGCAAGCCCGTCGATGTTCCGGCTGCATCGCTCAAGTTCTATATGCCTGCGATGGGATCGATGGCCGAGATGAACGAAGTCGCTACACTGACGACAACCGACACGCCAGGCAAGTTTAAGGTTCGGGTCAACATCGAAGTCGGCGGCAGTTGGGAAGCGATGATCACTCTCCAGGGATCGCGCGGGACGGAACAGGCGACGATGAGCGTCACTGCCAAATAG